In Clostridium omnivorum, the DNA window AGTAGCTGATGCTCTAAGCAATGCAAAATAAAAACTAGCTTATAGAATAACTAATCCTGTGTTTTCATTACACAGGATTTTTTTAATATAAAAGAATACCCTATAATATTGGAGCTTAACCTATAAAATAAATAAAATTACAAAATATGATAAATAGTAAAATTATGGTATAATTAACTTGTTTCCCAAAATCACATTGATAAAGCTGTACTAGACTTAAAGGAGGAATAAATATGAGAGATTTAATTATGAACAATGTAGTTGATACTATATTATTTGATTTAGATGGCACTCTATATGCAAATAGAAGGCCTATAAAATCAGCCGTTAATGTAATAGAAACGCTAAGAAAAAACAATATGAAAATGGGGTTTATAACTAATACTGATGGAAGACCAGTTGAAGAAATACATAAAAGAATTACTGATATGGGGTTTGATATTTCGCTTAAAGAAGTATTTACTCCTGTAGCTGCTGTAAAGCAATTCTTTATTAATAATCCTAATAAGTCTTGCTACTGCTTAGTTCATGATTCAGTATACAATAGCTTAAAAGAATTAAACATGGATGATATTAATCCTGATTATGTAGTTATTGGAGACTTTAGTGATAAAATAAGTTATGATGAAATAAATAAGGTTTTCAGATTTATAAAAAATGGCTCCTCTATGCTTGCGCTTTCTAAAACTAACTTTTATTTTCAGGATAATAAAATAAATATCAATACTGGTGCATTTGTTAGCATGTTTGAAGTTGCTTGTGAAAAAAAAGCTATTCTGCTTGGAAAGCCATCAAAGGACTTTTATAATTTAGCACTCACTAAATTAGGCAGTATACCAAGCAAAACATTGGTGGTTGGAGACGATATAACTGTTGATGTTGCTGGAGCCAAAGCTATTAACGCTACAAGCGTGCTAGTAAAAACAGGTCATTATAACGAAGAGTTGGTATGTAAATTTAATTTAAAGCCTGATTATATTATTGAGGATATAACAAAATTGCCTGATTTACTATATGAAAATAGTTTATAGATAGCAAGTAATGCTTTGTGCTCAAAAAATGAAATTGTACAACATATATTTCCTTGGAAATATATGTAAATTTAAGTTAATATTTATTTATCTTCAAAACTTGTTAGCCTACAAACAGGTTTTATTTTCATTAATTGTACTGTAGTTATTAATATAAAACATCAAAAGATCAAAATAAAGCTTTGATAGATCAACTTAATAATCCTAAGGCATTAGAAAGATATTCAACTATGACTGATAAAGAAAAAAAATTTGAAATGCCAGCTGAAAACATAATTGATGACAATATAAAAACAAAATTATTTGA includes these proteins:
- a CDS encoding HAD-IIA family hydrolase, whose translation is MRDLIMNNVVDTILFDLDGTLYANRRPIKSAVNVIETLRKNNMKMGFITNTDGRPVEEIHKRITDMGFDISLKEVFTPVAAVKQFFINNPNKSCYCLVHDSVYNSLKELNMDDINPDYVVIGDFSDKISYDEINKVFRFIKNGSSMLALSKTNFYFQDNKININTGAFVSMFEVACEKKAILLGKPSKDFYNLALTKLGSIPSKTLVVGDDITVDVAGAKAINATSVLVKTGHYNEELVCKFNLKPDYIIEDITKLPDLLYENSL